A genomic stretch from Gemmatimonadaceae bacterium includes:
- the obgE gene encoding GTPase ObgE: MFIDRVVVRVAAGTGGSGATSFRREKFVPMGGPDGGDGGRGGDVIVVADRNLTTLLDYTYRDAWSAERGNHGEGSNRTGKSGKDVTLPVPPGTIIRDLDTGAFVGEVLEHEQSLIVARGGRGGKGNAFFATATHQSPREWQPGEEGEARTLELELRLIADVGLVGQPNAGKSTLLSVISAARPKIADYPFTTLSPNLGVVPLSDHRTFVVADIPGIIEGAHEGRGLGLQFLRHIERTRILAFLIPIDAMDWQAEYDQLRHEVEQYSATLAAKPHCVVFTKLDLLGEDYVPDVAAPGAFGVYSVSAAARTGLDALLAAWWARLLELRRQEPVPIADDEV, from the coding sequence ATGTTCATTGATCGCGTTGTCGTCCGCGTGGCAGCAGGGACCGGTGGATCCGGGGCCACCTCGTTCCGTCGCGAGAAGTTCGTCCCCATGGGCGGGCCCGACGGCGGCGACGGCGGGCGGGGAGGGGACGTGATCGTGGTGGCTGATCGCAACCTGACCACGTTGCTCGACTACACGTACCGCGATGCGTGGTCTGCCGAACGCGGGAACCACGGAGAGGGCAGCAACCGCACGGGCAAATCCGGCAAGGACGTGACGCTTCCGGTTCCTCCGGGGACCATCATTCGCGATCTCGACACCGGCGCGTTTGTCGGCGAGGTGTTGGAACACGAGCAATCCCTCATCGTGGCCAGGGGCGGCCGTGGAGGAAAGGGCAACGCGTTCTTCGCTACCGCGACACATCAGTCGCCGCGCGAATGGCAACCTGGCGAGGAAGGCGAGGCACGCACGCTCGAGCTGGAGTTGCGCCTCATTGCCGACGTTGGGCTGGTCGGGCAACCGAACGCCGGCAAGTCGACCCTGCTGTCGGTCATCTCGGCCGCGCGACCCAAGATCGCGGACTACCCGTTCACCACGCTGTCCCCCAACCTCGGCGTCGTGCCGCTGAGCGACCATCGCACGTTCGTGGTGGCCGATATCCCGGGGATCATCGAGGGGGCGCACGAGGGCCGCGGACTCGGTCTGCAGTTCCTGCGACACATCGAACGTACGCGCATCCTCGCGTTCCTCATCCCGATCGACGCGATGGACTGGCAGGCGGAGTACGACCAGCTTCGGCACGAAGTGGAGCAGTACTCCGCGACGCTCGCGGCCAAGCCGCATTGCGTGGTCTTCACCAAGCTGGATCTGCTGGGCGAGGACTACGTGCCGGACGTCGCAGCGCCAGGCGCATTCGGTGTGTACTCGGTCAGCGCGGCAGCGCGCACCGGCCTCGATGCGCTCCTCGCGGCGTGGTGGGCCCGGCTGCTCGAGCTGCGGCGCCAGGAACCGGTTCCGATCGCCGACGACGAGGTGTAG
- the dprA gene encoding DNA-protecting protein DprA, protein MRGLGAGGWHEAAAQGGPAAALLALTNDVQQAAWSRARDVVRTCARLGVQVLEFGQPTYPTSLTALADAPPVLFALGRVDRLSRVSVAIVGTREATSYGVRVTARFASGASRAGVTVVSGLARGVDAHAHRAALDGEGGTVAVLGTGVDMPYPLENLALYETICRHGVVVSEALPGARAHRGAFPRRNRLIAALADVILVTEAGHRSGALITATVGGAINRICAAVPGPIDVPASAGSNQLLRDGAQAVASVEDLLGLLALTTRGRMGGRALSTSTAPDATELGQDESAVVDVLRVGPRLPDELLAASGLSPSALAAALATLTVQGWAEVDASGMVRAAWR, encoded by the coding sequence GTGAGGGGGCTGGGCGCCGGGGGATGGCACGAGGCCGCCGCTCAGGGTGGTCCGGCGGCGGCCCTGCTCGCGCTCACAAACGATGTGCAGCAGGCCGCCTGGTCGCGTGCGCGCGATGTGGTCCGCACATGTGCGCGGCTCGGCGTCCAGGTCCTGGAGTTCGGCCAACCCACCTACCCAACGTCGCTCACGGCGCTCGCCGATGCACCGCCAGTGCTCTTCGCGCTGGGGCGGGTCGATCGGCTGTCCCGCGTGTCGGTCGCGATCGTCGGGACGCGCGAGGCCACGAGTTACGGCGTCCGGGTCACCGCGCGCTTTGCGTCGGGGGCGTCGCGGGCCGGCGTGACCGTGGTTTCCGGACTCGCCCGCGGCGTGGATGCTCACGCCCACCGCGCCGCCCTCGATGGCGAAGGTGGGACGGTCGCGGTGCTCGGTACCGGGGTCGACATGCCCTATCCGCTCGAAAACCTCGCGTTGTACGAGACCATCTGTCGCCATGGGGTCGTCGTGTCGGAGGCCCTCCCAGGCGCGCGCGCCCATCGTGGCGCGTTTCCCAGACGCAACCGCCTCATCGCCGCCCTGGCCGACGTCATCCTCGTCACCGAAGCCGGTCACAGGTCAGGGGCGCTGATCACCGCGACGGTTGGTGGCGCGATCAACCGCATCTGCGCCGCCGTCCCCGGGCCGATCGACGTACCGGCGTCTGCCGGCTCCAACCAGCTGCTGCGCGACGGGGCACAGGCCGTGGCCTCGGTCGAAGACCTGCTCGGTCTCCTGGCGCTCACGACGCGCGGTCGAATGGGCGGTCGGGCGCTCTCGACATCCACGGCACCGGACGCCACGGAACTCGGTCAGGACGAATCCGCCGTGGTGGACGTGTTGCGCGTGGGACCGAGGCTGCCTGACGAGTTGCTCGCAGCGTCCGGGCTCTCGCCGTCCGCACTCGCAGCCGCGCTGGCCACACTCACGGTGCAGGGCTGGGCGGAGGTGGACGCCAGCGGGATGGTGCGCGCGGCCTGGCGTTAG